A single Candoia aspera isolate rCanAsp1 chromosome 7, rCanAsp1.hap2, whole genome shotgun sequence DNA region contains:
- the IFT56 gene encoding intraflagellar transport protein 56 isoform X2: MLSRLKPAVGGGPQSADKRRKKGKRLPQLEELLTQRDFTGAIALLEFKRQVGEQEEDADLWIGYCAFHLGDYKRALEEYEDLTKGSACNPDVWVNLACTYFFLGMYIQAEQAALKGESAPKSRLQNRLLFHLAHKFGDEKKLMSFHQNLQDITEDQLSLASIHYMRSHYQEAIDIYKRILLDNREYLALNVYVALCYYKLDYYDVSQEVLAVYLQQVPDSTIALNLKACNHFRLYNGKAAEAELKSLMDSASTSFEFAKELIKHNLVVFRGGEGSLQVLPPLVDVIPEARLNLVIYYLRQDDVQEAYNLIKDLEPTTPQEYILKGVVNAVLGQEMGSRDHLKIAQQFFQLVGGSASECDTIPGRQCMASCFFLLRQFDDVLIYLNSVKSYFYNDDTFNFNYAQAKAATGNTSEAEEVFLLIQSEKIKNDFVYLSWLARCYIMNKKPRLAWELYLKMETSGESFSLLQLIANDCYKMGQFYYSAKAFDVLERLDPNPEYWEGKRGACVGIFQMIVAGREPKDTLREVLHLLRSTGNPQVEYIVRIIKKWAKENRVPI; the protein is encoded by the exons ATGCTCTCACGGCTGAAACCCGCTGTTGGAGGCGGGCCTCAATCAGCGGATAAGCGCAGAAAGAAAGGCAAACGGCTGCCGCAGCTGGAAGAGTTGTTAACTCAGCGAGATTTCACTGGGGCCATTGCCCTTTTAGAG TTTAAGCGTCAGGttggggaacaggaggaagatGCAGACCTCTGGATTGGATATTGTGCTTTCCATCTGGGTGACTACAAGAGAGCACTGGAG gaGTATGAGGATTTAACCAAGGGATCTGCCTGCAACCCTGATGTGTGGGTGAATCTAGCATGTACTTACTTCTTCTTGGGAATGTATATACAAGCTGAACAGGCTGCCTTGAAAGGTGAGTCAG CTCCCAAGAGTAGGCTTCAGAATCGTCTGTTGTTCCATCTAGCACACAAG TTTGGTGATGAGAAGAAACTGATGAGCTTCCATCAGAATCTGCAGGATATAACAGAAGACCAGCTTAGTCTAGCATCTATACACTACATGCGATCTCATTATCAAGAGGCTATTGATATCTACAAACGCATACTACTTGATAACAG GGAATATCTGGCCCTCAATGTATATGTGGCCTTGTGTTACTACAAGCTGGATTACTATGATGTCTCTCAAGAGGTGTTAGCTGTTTACCTTCAACAGGTTCCTGATAGTACCATTGCTCTTAACTTAAAGGCTTGTAATCATTTCCGACTCTACAATGGGAAAGCTGCTGAG gcagagctTAAGAGTTTGATGGACAGTGCTTCAACATCATTTGAATTTGCTAAAGAGCTCATTAAGCACAACCTT GTGGTATTCCGAGGAGGGGAAGGGTCTCTCCAAGTACTTCCTCCCCTGGTTGATGTTATACCTGAAGCTAGACTGAATCTAGTCATTTACTATCTTCGGCAAG ATGACGTACAGGAGGCTTACAACCTGATTAAAGACTTGGAACCTACAACCcctcag GAATATATTCTTAAGGGAGTAGTGAATGCAGTCCTTGGGCAGGAAATGGGTTCA AGAGACCATTTGAAAATTGCTCAGCAATTTTTCCAGCTGGTGGGAGGATCTGCTAGTGAATGTG ATACTATTCCTGGGAGACAGTGTATGGCTTCTTGCTTCTTTCTGCTCAGACAGTTTGATGATGTCCTAATATATCTCAACTCAGTGAAG AGTTATTTCTACAATGATGACACTTTTAACTTTAACTATGCACAAGCCAAAGCTGCTACTGGCAATACTAGTGAGGCTGAAGAG GTGTTCCTCTTGATTCAAAgtgagaaaataaagaatgatttTGTTTACCTCAGTTGGCTAGCTCGCTGCT ATATTATGAATAAGAAGCCAAGATTAGCCTGGGAACTCTACCTAAAGATGGAAACTTCTGGAGAGTCCTTTAGCCTTCTGCAGCTAATTGCAAACGACTGTTACAAA ATGGGCCAGTTTTATTATTCTGCTAAAGCTTTTGATGTCCTTGAAAGACTGGATCCTAACCCTGAATATTGGGAGGGCAAAAGAGGTGCCTGTGTTGGTATTTTCCAGATGATTGTTGCTGGCAGAGAACCTAA aGATACTCTAAGGGAGGTACTACATCTCCTGAGAAGTACGGGTAACCCCCAGGTAGAGTACATTGTCCGTATAATAAAGAAGTGGGCCAAGGAGAACAGAGTCCCTATTTAA
- the IFT56 gene encoding intraflagellar transport protein 56 isoform X3: MMLSRLKPAVGGGPQSADKRRKKGKRLPQLEELLTQRDFTGAIALLEFKRQVGEQEEDADLWIGYCAFHLGDYKRALEEYEDLTKGSACNPDVWVNLACTYFFLGMYIQAEQAALKAPKSRLQNRLLFHLAHKFGDEKKLMSFHQNLQDITEDQLSLASIHYMRSHYQEAIDIYKRILLDNREYLALNVYVALCYYKLDYYDVSQEVLAVYLQQVPDSTIALNLKACNHFRLYNGKAAEAELKSLMDSASTSFEFAKELIKHNLVVFRGGEGSLQVLPPLVDVIPEARLNLVIYYLRQDDVQEAYNLIKDLEPTTPQEYILKGVVNAVLGQEMGSRDHLKIAQQFFQLVGGSASECDTIPGRQCMASCFFLLRQFDDVLIYLNSVKSYFYNDDTFNFNYAQAKAATGNTSEAEEVFLLIQSEKIKNDFVYLSWLARCYIMNKKPRLAWELYLKMETSGESFSLLQLIANDCYKMGQFYYSAKAFDVLERLDPNPEYWEGKRGACVGIFQMIVAGREPKDTLREVLHLLRSTGNPQVEYIVRIIKKWAKENRVPI; encoded by the exons ATG ATGCTCTCACGGCTGAAACCCGCTGTTGGAGGCGGGCCTCAATCAGCGGATAAGCGCAGAAAGAAAGGCAAACGGCTGCCGCAGCTGGAAGAGTTGTTAACTCAGCGAGATTTCACTGGGGCCATTGCCCTTTTAGAG TTTAAGCGTCAGGttggggaacaggaggaagatGCAGACCTCTGGATTGGATATTGTGCTTTCCATCTGGGTGACTACAAGAGAGCACTGGAG gaGTATGAGGATTTAACCAAGGGATCTGCCTGCAACCCTGATGTGTGGGTGAATCTAGCATGTACTTACTTCTTCTTGGGAATGTATATACAAGCTGAACAGGCTGCCTTGAAAG CTCCCAAGAGTAGGCTTCAGAATCGTCTGTTGTTCCATCTAGCACACAAG TTTGGTGATGAGAAGAAACTGATGAGCTTCCATCAGAATCTGCAGGATATAACAGAAGACCAGCTTAGTCTAGCATCTATACACTACATGCGATCTCATTATCAAGAGGCTATTGATATCTACAAACGCATACTACTTGATAACAG GGAATATCTGGCCCTCAATGTATATGTGGCCTTGTGTTACTACAAGCTGGATTACTATGATGTCTCTCAAGAGGTGTTAGCTGTTTACCTTCAACAGGTTCCTGATAGTACCATTGCTCTTAACTTAAAGGCTTGTAATCATTTCCGACTCTACAATGGGAAAGCTGCTGAG gcagagctTAAGAGTTTGATGGACAGTGCTTCAACATCATTTGAATTTGCTAAAGAGCTCATTAAGCACAACCTT GTGGTATTCCGAGGAGGGGAAGGGTCTCTCCAAGTACTTCCTCCCCTGGTTGATGTTATACCTGAAGCTAGACTGAATCTAGTCATTTACTATCTTCGGCAAG ATGACGTACAGGAGGCTTACAACCTGATTAAAGACTTGGAACCTACAACCcctcag GAATATATTCTTAAGGGAGTAGTGAATGCAGTCCTTGGGCAGGAAATGGGTTCA AGAGACCATTTGAAAATTGCTCAGCAATTTTTCCAGCTGGTGGGAGGATCTGCTAGTGAATGTG ATACTATTCCTGGGAGACAGTGTATGGCTTCTTGCTTCTTTCTGCTCAGACAGTTTGATGATGTCCTAATATATCTCAACTCAGTGAAG AGTTATTTCTACAATGATGACACTTTTAACTTTAACTATGCACAAGCCAAAGCTGCTACTGGCAATACTAGTGAGGCTGAAGAG GTGTTCCTCTTGATTCAAAgtgagaaaataaagaatgatttTGTTTACCTCAGTTGGCTAGCTCGCTGCT ATATTATGAATAAGAAGCCAAGATTAGCCTGGGAACTCTACCTAAAGATGGAAACTTCTGGAGAGTCCTTTAGCCTTCTGCAGCTAATTGCAAACGACTGTTACAAA ATGGGCCAGTTTTATTATTCTGCTAAAGCTTTTGATGTCCTTGAAAGACTGGATCCTAACCCTGAATATTGGGAGGGCAAAAGAGGTGCCTGTGTTGGTATTTTCCAGATGATTGTTGCTGGCAGAGAACCTAA aGATACTCTAAGGGAGGTACTACATCTCCTGAGAAGTACGGGTAACCCCCAGGTAGAGTACATTGTCCGTATAATAAAGAAGTGGGCCAAGGAGAACAGAGTCCCTATTTAA
- the IFT56 gene encoding intraflagellar transport protein 56 isoform X1: MMLSRLKPAVGGGPQSADKRRKKGKRLPQLEELLTQRDFTGAIALLEFKRQVGEQEEDADLWIGYCAFHLGDYKRALEEYEDLTKGSACNPDVWVNLACTYFFLGMYIQAEQAALKGESAPKSRLQNRLLFHLAHKFGDEKKLMSFHQNLQDITEDQLSLASIHYMRSHYQEAIDIYKRILLDNREYLALNVYVALCYYKLDYYDVSQEVLAVYLQQVPDSTIALNLKACNHFRLYNGKAAEAELKSLMDSASTSFEFAKELIKHNLVVFRGGEGSLQVLPPLVDVIPEARLNLVIYYLRQDDVQEAYNLIKDLEPTTPQEYILKGVVNAVLGQEMGSRDHLKIAQQFFQLVGGSASECDTIPGRQCMASCFFLLRQFDDVLIYLNSVKSYFYNDDTFNFNYAQAKAATGNTSEAEEVFLLIQSEKIKNDFVYLSWLARCYIMNKKPRLAWELYLKMETSGESFSLLQLIANDCYKMGQFYYSAKAFDVLERLDPNPEYWEGKRGACVGIFQMIVAGREPKDTLREVLHLLRSTGNPQVEYIVRIIKKWAKENRVPI; this comes from the exons ATG ATGCTCTCACGGCTGAAACCCGCTGTTGGAGGCGGGCCTCAATCAGCGGATAAGCGCAGAAAGAAAGGCAAACGGCTGCCGCAGCTGGAAGAGTTGTTAACTCAGCGAGATTTCACTGGGGCCATTGCCCTTTTAGAG TTTAAGCGTCAGGttggggaacaggaggaagatGCAGACCTCTGGATTGGATATTGTGCTTTCCATCTGGGTGACTACAAGAGAGCACTGGAG gaGTATGAGGATTTAACCAAGGGATCTGCCTGCAACCCTGATGTGTGGGTGAATCTAGCATGTACTTACTTCTTCTTGGGAATGTATATACAAGCTGAACAGGCTGCCTTGAAAGGTGAGTCAG CTCCCAAGAGTAGGCTTCAGAATCGTCTGTTGTTCCATCTAGCACACAAG TTTGGTGATGAGAAGAAACTGATGAGCTTCCATCAGAATCTGCAGGATATAACAGAAGACCAGCTTAGTCTAGCATCTATACACTACATGCGATCTCATTATCAAGAGGCTATTGATATCTACAAACGCATACTACTTGATAACAG GGAATATCTGGCCCTCAATGTATATGTGGCCTTGTGTTACTACAAGCTGGATTACTATGATGTCTCTCAAGAGGTGTTAGCTGTTTACCTTCAACAGGTTCCTGATAGTACCATTGCTCTTAACTTAAAGGCTTGTAATCATTTCCGACTCTACAATGGGAAAGCTGCTGAG gcagagctTAAGAGTTTGATGGACAGTGCTTCAACATCATTTGAATTTGCTAAAGAGCTCATTAAGCACAACCTT GTGGTATTCCGAGGAGGGGAAGGGTCTCTCCAAGTACTTCCTCCCCTGGTTGATGTTATACCTGAAGCTAGACTGAATCTAGTCATTTACTATCTTCGGCAAG ATGACGTACAGGAGGCTTACAACCTGATTAAAGACTTGGAACCTACAACCcctcag GAATATATTCTTAAGGGAGTAGTGAATGCAGTCCTTGGGCAGGAAATGGGTTCA AGAGACCATTTGAAAATTGCTCAGCAATTTTTCCAGCTGGTGGGAGGATCTGCTAGTGAATGTG ATACTATTCCTGGGAGACAGTGTATGGCTTCTTGCTTCTTTCTGCTCAGACAGTTTGATGATGTCCTAATATATCTCAACTCAGTGAAG AGTTATTTCTACAATGATGACACTTTTAACTTTAACTATGCACAAGCCAAAGCTGCTACTGGCAATACTAGTGAGGCTGAAGAG GTGTTCCTCTTGATTCAAAgtgagaaaataaagaatgatttTGTTTACCTCAGTTGGCTAGCTCGCTGCT ATATTATGAATAAGAAGCCAAGATTAGCCTGGGAACTCTACCTAAAGATGGAAACTTCTGGAGAGTCCTTTAGCCTTCTGCAGCTAATTGCAAACGACTGTTACAAA ATGGGCCAGTTTTATTATTCTGCTAAAGCTTTTGATGTCCTTGAAAGACTGGATCCTAACCCTGAATATTGGGAGGGCAAAAGAGGTGCCTGTGTTGGTATTTTCCAGATGATTGTTGCTGGCAGAGAACCTAA aGATACTCTAAGGGAGGTACTACATCTCCTGAGAAGTACGGGTAACCCCCAGGTAGAGTACATTGTCCGTATAATAAAGAAGTGGGCCAAGGAGAACAGAGTCCCTATTTAA